In the Parashewanella tropica genome, TTTTAATGACTTAATTTGTGTTGATAAACTCAAGCTTTTCAACACAGGATCTTTTTGCCAGTAAGCTCGAATATCATCATAGGTTCGACGAATACTGCTGGTATTCGATAACCGATTCAAAATCGTTAAATCAAATCTAGGCTCTACCTTCTCTTGTAACACATCCTTGTTTCCCATCATCAACTCCGTTAATAATCCTTACCGATAAAAATTCTGGCAACGTAGGGAATGATCACCTCTATTGGCGCTAATTCATCAATAGTGATGACTGCACTGGTAGGTACTCCGGGAGATATTGGCCTAACAGGCTTTCTTCCTCCCCAGTCGTAAGCACCTTTTGCAGTTTTATCTAAACTGAGAATCACTACCTCACCAGGGACATTTCCAATGATTTTGCTGGCTAAATCTTTATCCCCAACTAACGAATAAGACTGTACTTTAGTTAGAGCAAATGGGCTTATTGACTGAATTTCAGCTGATAACTTTGCACCAATTATCGCTTTTTCAAACAAAGGTTGAATTAGCGCTTTATCCCCTTCATTGACCAATTTGGCATCTTGATAACGCAATATTGCAATATTCACCAGTTGATCATCTGTCCAGTTTTCTCCAACGGTTTCCAAGCTACTGAATACTGGAATGTTGTTGTCAGAGTGTAATTGGTAGTTTTCTATCAGTATCTTTTGCTCGTTAAATTCGAAAACAACAGAATCACCTTTGACTTTTACATTAGTTAGGCCATCAATATCTTCGAGTTGTTGTTTTAAATCATTGAGTAACGCACGATGGTTCTCTCCTTCTACAAACAATGAAGAGAGCTGTTTGTTGACTTTAAAATCAAAAGTGCCATGGCGGGCATGAGGGGAAACAATCAGCATTTTTTTCTTTTTTTGCACTTTGACACTAAGCAGAGTGATGGTTTCTCCTTTCGCAACAATCTGTCCAACGCGCTTTTTGGTATCGATCAGTTTCCCGTCGTATTCGGTAAAAATATTTTGTTGAACCCAGTTCTTATGCTCAAGCTTGATGAGTGCTTGCGCCGCCTTTTTCTGCTTAAGTGCTATTTTGTTTAGTGCATTTTCATGCTCGAATTTTTCTTGCTCAATGGCGTTTAAATCGGTTTGTATTTCAAGATACTGCTGAGTGATATCATCATTGAGGGTCGCAATTTGTTGCTCTTGACGAGTGATGTTCAAATTGAGCTTTGGTTTGGCTTCTTCAAGTGTTGAAAGCGATTGTGCCAATGATTCATATTTACTCAGTAAGGGGATCAAAGTGCTTTCACTGCTGTAGCCTTTTGATTGCAAGGCTTTTAATTTGTTAATGTAACGCTTATACATTTGTTTGGTTTTCGCTAATTCAGCTTTACTGTCTTTTAAAGAACTCTTGCCAACCAATTTGTAACTCTTTAATACTGCTTCAAAGGTATGCTTTAGTTCTTTTAATCGATCGATTTTATCTTTGCTGTTGGCGATTTTTTGCTGATATAAATTCACTTGTTCATCATATTTCGCCTGTGCCTTTTTCTCTTCCGCCTTTATCACATCAAATTGCGCTTGATAAAGCGTCATTGCCGATTGGTACTCTTTTTCAGCAATAGGATCACTTAATGTTAGTAACGGATCTCCTGATTCAATATTACCGTCATCATATTCAAAAGATTCAATAACCCTCCCCTCACCAAGGGAAACACTTTCTCTAATACCGCCAATGGGTAAAATCATGCCTTTAGCTTTGACATGAACTTCGATTCTGGCAAATAACACCCAAAGCACCAGCACAGTCATAAATCCGCAAAAGAGATAAGCGATAGGTTTGAAGAAACGAAATGCTCTTTCCGGCAAAATCACCGAGAGGGATTGATGTTTTTCATATTGGTCTATAAAAGACTTTCGAAATAACCTTGCCATACTTACCCTGCCGATTGGATATGAATAATCGCGCCGTCTTTGTAGCCCAGCGTGTTAAGTTTAGTTCGCAAGATTTGCTGAGATTTTTTTAAACTTGTCGTGTTGTGTCGTTCTCCCGATACTTTTGTATCAATCGTCGCTTGAGAATCTAGCCAATCTTCTTTTTTTACTACTCCAGCATTGAGTGCTCGTGAAAAAATATTCTCAGCTGTACTCCATTTCCAATCAGGGCAAGGTGTAGATTGCTGATCGCCTTCACCATGGTACACAAAGCGGTGACTACACATACCACCACATAGAGGCAGGATTTTACACGCACGGCACGTATCATTATCAAAAGGAGACCACTGCCGCCAAAGTTGATTATTCCTCGATTCTAATGCTTTGTTGTAGTCAAAAATGGTACCTATCTTCTTCTCAGGATCATGCATGGTTTCCCAACATTTATGTAAATCACCATTTGCCGCAATTACAAGACCATTATTTTTGGCTGCGACACACATACCAAGGAATGAATTAGGCGCCGATTTAGGTCGAATAAGACCAAGTTTTTGCCCTAGGCGAGTAAACTCTAAAATTTTTTGATTAAAGACTTTTTTAGAAAGGCTCTGATTAAACGCATCACCACTTTCGGCTGTTGATGCATCAATGGGAGCAAAGTACAAACTAAAACGTCCCGTTTCAGCTAAACCTAATTGATGTAATTCGTGAAGTAACGCTTCACAATGCTCGATATTATTTTGACCGACGTTAACACGAGTGCTAATTGCCATTGGCGTTTGTGTGACTACCGCTTGAATGTTCTCGATGATTTTTTGATAACTGCCATGACCATTTAATTTGGGGCGCATTTGGTCATGGATTTCTTGTGGGCCGTCAATCGTGATCTGTGCCCAAGTACATCGACGCGCGTAAAGCTCTAATGCAGTTTCTACCGTTAGCAAATAGCCATTGGTGATGATGGATGAACTGTAATTGATTTTATTCATATCGCAAAGAGCAATCATGCGATCGGCCAGTTTTAACAAAGCAGGTTTCGCCATTAATGGCTCACCGCCATACCAAGTGATTGAAAGGCTGTTCAAATGATTTTTTTGAACATCCAAATGATCAATGATGGCCTGACTGAC is a window encoding:
- a CDS encoding radical SAM/SPASM domain-containing protein: MQTATKQQIKSLAERVSKYDVHIDASQLVLSQYNIPVLLKNDDYLLFNSHTRALTKLTASEYQLLNDISSLSPAQIKYYFANGFMVYKNANELEQLEMQFSRIRTDDSSLPLTLAPSLGCNLACGYCFQGVEKAQDKFDAKVSQAIIDHLDVQKNHLNSLSITWYGGEPLMAKPALLKLADRMIALCDMNKINYSSSIITNGYLLTVETALELYARRCTWAQITIDGPQEIHDQMRPKLNGHGSYQKIIENIQAVVTQTPMAISTRVNVGQNNIEHCEALLHELHQLGLAETGRFSLYFAPIDASTAESGDAFNQSLSKKVFNQKILEFTRLGQKLGLIRPKSAPNSFLGMCVAAKNNGLVIAANGDLHKCWETMHDPEKKIGTIFDYNKALESRNNQLWRQWSPFDNDTCRACKILPLCGGMCSHRFVYHGEGDQQSTPCPDWKWSTAENIFSRALNAGVVKKEDWLDSQATIDTKVSGERHNTTSLKKSQQILRTKLNTLGYKDGAIIHIQSAG